AGAAAACTAAAAGGGATGCAGAATATGAAGAAGCACATAAATTAAgtaaattaaaattttaatatgtgaCTATACACAATAAATTTGTATCATATTTATGTACTCTTATCAACTCTTTAATTTCAGAAAATATGATAAAAGGTTTAGATGATGATGAAGTGGAATTTTTGGATTTGGTTGATAGAACTAAATTAGAAGAAGAGCGTAAGAAGAATcttgaggaagaaaaagaaatgcgTGACTTCAAAGCAGCTGTTGCTTCATTACAAGAGAAATCTTTAAATGAGAAATTAAAACAAGAATTAAAGAATCCCCAAattgtaaataaaaatatttcttctGGAAGGCAAGCTATTAATTTATCTATATATTTCTAACAATTATACATTCtagaataaaatatacaatatgagATTTGTTAATTGTACACAATTCATATTTAAagataaattttattttttagtaGTCGCACTTCACAATTAAAATTATTAGCTGGTGTTGTAGTTAAACGTCCAGAAAAACAAAAACAAGgtaaataaatatatgtatatttaatacATACATATTAGAAAATCTAGAATTAGAAATTCTAAATAGTAAACAAAGAAcattaaaatttttttaaatcatATGTTGTATAAATGTTATATTTCTTTATAGATGTAACAATGCGGGGCATTAAGAGGAAGTTCTCTGATGAAAGAAAAGACACTTCGAAAAAAGAAGACAGTGAGACAAATGAACAAAGAGTCACTAAAAGTTTAGAATGTGAGTCTGCATTCAAAAGTGAATCTTTACAAAATAGATATATAACAAGTGAAGCAGGAGGTATGAAGTGTATTGGAATTTTGCCTGGACTTGGTCCCTATGAAGACTCTAGCGATTGTGAATGTAGTTCAGACACGGATCAAGATCCAGAACCAAATCCTACCAAATACGATCTTTTAGGCAGAAAGATAAAAACATTGAAAGTCAAAGAAAAAAGCTGAACACaaagtatttttaaatatcTTTTTATCTTTAGATAAATTACCATTTTGGTTTGCAATTTACTGTAACTGtacaatataaatatattttttacaataacc
This sequence is a window from Xylocopa sonorina isolate GNS202 chromosome 6, iyXylSono1_principal, whole genome shotgun sequence. Protein-coding genes within it:
- the LOC143424479 gene encoding PSME3-interacting protein isoform X2 — protein: MSSGFISEAEIAEQRRIRQEEWERVRTADQPLEAPEEVYDPRSLYERLQEQKTKRDAEYEEAHKLKNMIKGLDDDEVEFLDLVDRTKLEEERKKNLEEEKEMRDFKAAVASLQEKSLNEKLKQELKNPQIVNKNISSGSSRTSQLKLLAGVVVKRPEKQKQDVTMRGIKRKFSDERKDTSKKEDSETNEQRVTKSLECESAFKSESLQNRYITSEAGGMKCIGILPGLGPYEDSSDCECSSDTDQDPEPNPTKYDLLGRKIKTLKVKEKS
- the LOC143424479 gene encoding PSME3-interacting protein isoform X1, with the translated sequence MYIMSSGFISEAEIAEQRRIRQEEWERVRTADQPLEAPEEVYDPRSLYERLQEQKTKRDAEYEEAHKLKNMIKGLDDDEVEFLDLVDRTKLEEERKKNLEEEKEMRDFKAAVASLQEKSLNEKLKQELKNPQIVNKNISSGSSRTSQLKLLAGVVVKRPEKQKQDVTMRGIKRKFSDERKDTSKKEDSETNEQRVTKSLECESAFKSESLQNRYITSEAGGMKCIGILPGLGPYEDSSDCECSSDTDQDPEPNPTKYDLLGRKIKTLKVKEKS